A DNA window from Calliphora vicina chromosome 1, idCalVici1.1, whole genome shotgun sequence contains the following coding sequences:
- the LOC135949113 gene encoding uncharacterized protein LOC135949113: MSVLDDFTRASDRVVEFQAYFETLPAEGHSVHSLEVHKDEIIRIWSEFRSSYDTILNKFTELESINIESLKSRFFSTFEAHVKVLSRSNQLLDNLCQKTAPNNASESVTNTLPDSTHHITLPPCDTEIFHGDYQSWPTFRDMFTALYRNSKRLSPVEKMCHLLKKTQGEARELLKTCPITNDGFEMAWQNRYENKRILINAQLKSLFNISPISKETGTNIRHIQRTINDCVTNLRLLQIDTGNWDIIFVYICSTCLPEVTLSLWEQSLPDRRELPTWNQMDSFLTARFQTLESVADIRTTFATTNSFNPVKSQNHRKSNSSDQKKLNSYSTSVNNDQSLKCSLCPDSHPLRLCPSFLKMSVEDRFATVKKQKRCTNCLGTSHEFKKCKSQYVCHMCRQKHHSLLHRMDVTHSNDQQKTVPPPVQDPTSIPNVNSNNVRGNDTSQIFNLDTTPSTSTQAAERIRQSYATKIQSTPHSTVILGTALVDVYTDDLKCTVRALIDSASEATFVSKKLQKKLFLKTRSIQTDVHGLNDALTATSTHLCHIRIGSPIDKSFKTYADAFVVKKLTGQLPYHSLSTLKNSTFNDLQMADTHLSKCSEIDLLLGGDIYPKIIQNGLRWDHNQSLVAQKTVFGWIVTGKIETSTRLHSISSFYNELCLNNQLQRFWELEEVSHKHRLSDEDLHCENIYQSTTYRNEKGRFVVSLPFKREYPETLNIGPSRDIALSQFLRNEVRLAKDPQLKLEYDRVITEYSTLKQMTNVSPSVSNSMYYLPHHAVFKPDSTTTKLRVVFNASSPSKNGISLNDLLHPGPILQADLTILILKLCPILGNTHFARIG; the protein is encoded by the coding sequence ATGTCGGTTCTAGATGATTTTACTAGAGCTTCAGATAGAGTAGTCGAGTTCCAGGCGTATTTTGAAACCTTACCTGCTGAAGGCCATTCGGTTCATTCATTAGAAGTCCATAAGGATGAGATTATTCGGATATGGAGTGAGTTCAGATCATCTTATGATACGATACTGAATAAGTTCACTGAATTAGAATCAATTAATATTGAATCTTTAAAATCACGGTTTTTTTCGACGTTTGAAGCACATGTTAAAGTTCTTTCACGTTCCAATCAACTTCTGGACAACCTTTGCCAAAAAACCGCCCCAAATAACGCATCTGAGTCAGTCACAAACACTCTACCGGATTCTACACATCATATTACTTTACCACCATGTGATACCGAAATCTTTCATGGAGACTATCAGTCTTGGCCAACTTTCCGTGACATGTTCACAGCTTTATATCGAAATAGTAAACGTTTATCACCCGTAGAAAAGATGTGCCATTTGTTAAAGAAAACGCAGGGAGAAGCTCGCGAACTATTGAAAACATGTCCTATAACCAATGACGGTTTCGAGATGGCTTGGCAAAATCGTTATGAGAACAAGAGAATACTTATAAACGCTCAACTCAAATCTCTTTTCAATATCTCTCCTATTTCAAAAGAAACTGGTACTAACATTAGGCATATTCAAAGAACTATAAATGATTGTGTTACCAATCTTAGACTTCTTCAGATCGATACAGGGAATTGGGacataatatttgtttatatttgctcTACGTgcttacccgaagttactctaagtTTATGGGAACAATCGTTACCTGACCGTAGAGAGCTGCCAACCTGGAAtcaaatggactcttttttgaCAGCCAGATTTCAAACCTTGGAATCTGTAGCGGATATTCGTACCACGTTTGCCACTACCAATTCATTTAATCCTGTTAAATCCCAAAATCATAGAAAATCAAATTCTTCAGACCAAAAGAAATTGAATAGTTATAGTACAAGCGTTAATAACGATCAATCCCTAAAGTGTTCTCTCTGTCCTGACTCGCACCCTTTAAGACTCTGTCCCTCTTTCCTCAAAATGTCAGTAGAGGACCGTTTTGCCactgttaaaaaacaaaaacgatgTACCAATTGTCTTGGTACATCACATGAATTCAAAAAGTGTAAGAGCCAATATGTTTGTCATATGTGCCGCCAAAAACATCACTCTTTGCTCCATCGTATGGACGTTACGCATAGTAATGATCAACAGAAAACAGTACCGCCCCCCGTACAAGATCCTACCTCTATCCCGAATGTAAACTCGAACAATGTTCGTGGTAATGATACatctcaaatatttaatttggatACAACCCCCTCCACTTCTACTCAAGCTGCAGAACGGATTCGGCAGTCTTATGCAACGAAGATACAGTCCACACCTCACTCTACAGTTATACTAGGTACTGCCCTCGTTGATGTTTATACCGACGATTTGAAATGTACTGTTCGTGCATTAATAGATTCGGCTTCTGAAGCCACTTTCGTTTCTaagaaacttcaaaaaaaacttttccttAAGACTCGATCTATTCAAACCGATGTCCATGGTTTGAATGATGCTTTGACGGCCACTTCTACCCATTTATGTCATATTCGAATCGGTTCTCCTATTGATAAATCATTCAAAACATATGCCGATGCATTTGTGGTGAAGAAACTTACTGGACAACTTCCGTACCATTCGTTATCAACCCTTAAAAATAGCACTTTTAATGACTTACAAATGGCAGACACTCATCTCAGCAAGTGTTCTGAAATAGACTTACTGCTCGGTGGAGATATCTatcctaaaattattcaaaacggGTTACGATGGGATCATAATCAGTCTTTAGTAGCGCAGAAAACAGTCTTTGGCTGGATCGTTACTGGCAAAATTGAGACCTCTACTCGTCTGCATTCAATCTCTTCTTTTTATAATGAACTTTGCCTGAATAATCAACTTCAACGTTTCTGGGAGCTTGAAGAAGTTTCCCACAAACATCGACTGTCCGACGAAGATTTGCATTGTGAAAATATCTACCAATCTACTACATATAGAAACGAGAAAGGTCGATTTGTTGTTTCACTTCCATTTAAACGGGAATATCCCGAAACCCTTAACATTGGTCCATCCCGCGATATTGCTCTGTCTCAATTTCTAAGGAATGAAGTTAGACTGGCTAAAGACCCTCAATTAAAATTAGAATACGACCGCGTTATAACGGAATACTCCACCTTGAAACAGATGACTAACGTTTCACCATCTGTCTCGAATAGCATGTACTATTTACCCCATCATGCGGTTTTTAAGCCAGACAGCACTACTACGAAACTGCGTGTCGTTTTTAATGCTTCCAGTCCTTCAAAAAATGGAATAAGTCTAAATGATCTTCTTCATCCAGGGCCAATTTTGCAAGCAGATTTAACTATCCTTATCCTTAAACTGTGCCCCATACTTGGCAATACGCACTTTGCTCGAATTGGCTAA
- the LOC135949114 gene encoding uncharacterized protein LOC135949114, whose product MYVDNVLAGAHTLSLALKYRDELIAVLESAGFSLRKWTANNDHLLKGISSDHLLDGEFLKLSDSSTTKTLGLRWNAGSDYFYFRLKNHPDKNLITKRSVLSAIAKLFDPAGWLAPVIVTAKIIMQQIWKDGTNWDEDLQPATLLRWHNFLDDYVHIEHIKIPRFVDFDPSFSIELHGFCDASEKAYAATLYLRSENLGFVSTHLLISKTKVAPVKFVTLPRKELCGAELLAKMIKSVQSQLSLSNYKLYLWTDSTIVLAWLQKPPNKWKTFVENRVSSIIEKVGRESWYHVDSKSNPADLASRGITLSQLINNDLWWQGPSWLSRPHADWPAQSFNFVTEEETKPIHVHVSQLKNDDILRNFSDFPRAMRIICHVFRFYHRINIRLRHRLITTEDLKREELNFAIHLEATSDISTQAFLAAFARFFSRRGCPSSIYSDNGTAFVGAANILNDDKAHFMSLLRRKLIEQYSFGTLEWHFIPPGAPHMGGLWEAGVKSFKSHFKKISQCQSFTFEEFSTMLARIEACLNS is encoded by the exons ATGTATGTTGATAACGTGTTAGCAGGAGCTCATACTCTGTCATTAGCCTTGAAATATCGTGATGAATTAATAGCTGTCTTAGAATCTGCTGGATTCTCTCTGCGTAAGTGGACAGCGAATAATGACCACTTATTAAAAGGAATTTCTTCAGATCACTTGCTAGATGGTGAGTTTTTGAAACTTTCAGACTCCAGCACTACCAAGACCTTGGGACTAAGATGGAATGCTGGTAGTGATTATTTCTATTTCAGACTCAAGAATCATCCCGATAAGAATCTAATCACTAAGAGATCAGTTTTATCCGCAATTGCCAAACTTTTTGACCCCGCCGGTTGGCTTGCCCCAGTAATCGTGACAGCAAAAATAATTATGCAACAAATTTGGAAGGATGGAACCAATTGGGATGAGGATCTTCAACCTGCTACCTTGCTGAGATGGCATAATTTTCTTGATGATTATGTTCACATAGAACACATTAAAATTCCCCGTTTTGTTGATTTCGATCCTTCATTCTCTATTGAATTACACGGCTTTTGTGATGCCTCAGAGAAGGCTTATGCTGCAACATTATATTTGCGTTCGGAGAATTTAGGGTTCGTATCTACACATTTACTGATCTCCAAAACAAAGGTGGCCCCCGTAAAATTTGTCACGTTACCCAGAAAAGAATTGTGTGGGGCAGAACTTTTGGCAAAAATGATTAAATCTGTTCAGTCCCAGTTGAGCCTTAGTAATTATAAACTATATTTGTGGACAGACTCGACGATAGTATTGGCATGGTTACAAAAACCTCCTAATAAGTGGAAGACCTTCGTCGAGAACCGAGTTTCTTCAATAATTGAAAAAGTAGGAAGAGAATCATGGTATCATGTTGACTCCAAAAGCAACCCCGCTGACTTGGCATCCCGTGGTATCACGTTATCACAACTCATAAACAATGATCTATGGTGGCAAGGACCATCATGGCTTAGTCGCCCACACGCCGATTGGCCAGCACAATCGTTCAACTTTGTGACAGAAGAAGAAACTAAACCCATTCATGTTCACGTATCCCAGCTCAAAAACGACGATATTCTTCGAAACTTTTCTGACTTTCCTAGAGCAATGCGTATCATATGTCACGTGTTTCGGTTTTATCACCGTATTAACATTAGATTAAGACACAGACTTATAACGACCGAAGATTTGAAACGCGAGGAACTTAATTTC GCTATACATCTTGAAGCAACTAGTGATATATCCACCCAAGCCTTTTTAGCAGCATTTGCTAGATTTTTTTCTCGTCGCGGATGCCCTAGTTCCATATATTCAGATAATGGTACAGCCTTTGTTGGTGCTGCCAATATATTGAACGATGACAAGGCTCATTTTATGTCTCTTCTTAGACGGAAACTTATTGAGCAATACAGTTTTGGTACACTAGAATGGCATTTTATACCGCCAGGGGCTCCACATATGGGAGGACTCTGGGAGGCGGGAGTTAAAAGCTTTAAATCGcactttaagaaaatttctcAATGTCAGAGTTTCACTTTTGAAGAATTCAGCACTATGTTGGCTAGAATCGAAGCCTGTCTGAACTCATGA